From the Ammospiza caudacuta isolate bAmmCau1 chromosome 26, bAmmCau1.pri, whole genome shotgun sequence genome, one window contains:
- the R3HCC1 gene encoding R3H and coiled-coil domain-containing protein 1 translates to MDGVFLSPSEDEFVGRIVEELEHFMEQGQHHRVLLFPPLSSRLRYLIHRTVENMELLSSFSVGEGWRRRTVICHSAVRLPSEPSSDHKAGPSAARVQRPAQPWGRGARGARGLRHAGDTHGDSARATVGSGRISRPPRRKAERAPFVPRGGRRKANWRERDSPGDEAAAGGENGARNPSREQQELGGAGGSPGKEERVPGRGSAEHPLRAEKVPSLGNGGDSCEREGWGEDCSHSPNSAHHKHPPEAGEEEPSHGSTTIPEHSKHPPEAEEEPSHGSTTIPEHSKHPPEGGEEEPSHGSTIIPEHNKHPPEGGEEEPSHGSTTIPEGSDFQAQLQEEKQSSRDSRGLECGRSCVPLENHGGSRTAPGVTAPGVTAPGVTAPGVTDTVADQHSRDSQRVPAVPSPSAGQVEQEPLQKVLEGPAEAVAAPELLHEGDPGRIQGKEEEEDKEGSGVAEAMRRGLDLAAGDREGTRQSDLEDDCTAELLAEIVGNLSVKDISIERISVDYSGYGEAQVSEGDLAHVTEIYDFPSSLKTEDLLGMFSDFHESGFKIQWVDDTHALGIFSSPSTASQALGRRYPCLKIRPLLHASKQAKVKALQRPKLLQLGKERPQTDTAVARRLLSHALGWRQRQQEPAGNEDFQPEPLDQEE, encoded by the exons atggatGGCGTTTTCCTGTCGCCCAGCGAGGATGAGTTCGTGGGCAGGATcgtggaggagctggagcacttcatggagcagggccagcaccaCCG GGTGCTGCTGTTCCCACCCCTGTCCAGCCGCCTCAGGTACCTGATCCACAGGACCGTGGAGAACATGGAGTTGCTGAGCAGCTTCTCGGTGGGagagggctggaggaggaggacagtAATTTGTCACTCTGCTGTCAG GCTTCCCAGCGAGCCCTCCAGTGACCACAAGGCGGGTCCCAGCGCTGCCCGTGTGCAGCGCCCGGCGCAGCCCTGGggccggggggcgcggggggcccGGGGGCTGCGCCACGCCGGGGACACGCACGGGGACAGCGCCCGCGCCACCGTGGGCTCGGGCAGGATCTCCAGACCGCCCCGGAGGAAAGCAGAGCGAGCCCCGTTCGTGCCCCGAGGGGGCCGGAGAAAGGCGAATTGGAGGGAGCGCGACAGCCCCGGGGATGAGGCggctgcaggaggggaaaaCGGCGCCAGGAATCCCAGccgggagcagcaggagctgggcggggctgggggcagccctgggaaggaAGAGCGAGTCCCTGGAAGAGGCAGCGCTGAGCATCCCCTGCGTGCTGAGAAGGTGCCATCCTTGGGAAATGGCGGCGATTCCTGCGAGCGGGAAGGTTGGGGTGAGGACTGTTCCCATTCCCCAAATTCTGCACACCACAAACACCCACCtgaggcaggggaggaggaacCAAGCCATGGCAGCACCACCATTCcagagcacagcaaacacccacctgaggcagaggaggaaCCAAGCCATGGCAGCACCACCATTCcagagcacagcaaacacccacctgagggaggagaggaagaacCAAGCCATGGCAGCACCATCATTCCAGAACACAACAAACACCCACctgagggaggagaggaagaacCAAGCCATGGCAGCACCACCATTCCAGAAGGCAGCGACTTCCaggcccagctgcaggaggagaagcaATCCAGCCGGGATTCCAGAGGGTTGGAGTGTGGGAGGAGCTGTGTCCCTTTGGAGAACCACGGTGGCAgcaggacagccccaggtgtgACAGCCCCAGGTGTGACAGCCCCAGGTGTGACAGCCCCAGGTGTGACAGACACTGTGGCAGATCAGCATTCCCGGGATTCCCAGCGAGTCCcggctgttcccagccccagcgctgggcaggtggagcaggagcccctgcagaaggttctggaaggtCCAGccgaggctgtggctgcccctgagctgctccatgAGGGAGATCCAGGGCGGAtccaggggaaggaggaagaggaggacaAGGAAGGCTCCGGTGTGGCCGAGGCAATGAGGAGGGGCCTGGATTtggctgcaggggacagagaggggacgAGGCAGAGCGACCTCGAGGACGACTGCACGGCAGAGCTCCTGGCTGAG ATCGTTGGGAACCTGTCAGTGAAGGACATCAGCATCGAGAGGATCTCTGTGGATTACTCTGGCTATGGGGAGGCGCAGGTCAGCGAGGGGGACCTGGCCCACGTCACCGAGATCTACGACTTCCCCTCGTCCCTGAAAACCGAGGATCTGCTGGGAATGTTCTCGGATTTCCA tGAAAGTGGCTTCAAAATCCAGTGGGTGGATGACACCCATGCCCTGGGAATCTTCTCCAGCCCCTCCACAG cctcgCAGGCCCTGGGCCGCCGCTACCCCTGCCTGAAGATCCGGCCCCTGCTCCACGCCAGCAAACAGGCCAAGGTCAAGGCCCTGCAGAGACCGA agcTGCttcagctggggaaggagaggccCCAGACGGACACGGCCGTGGCCAGGAGGCTCCTGTCCCACGCCCTGGGCTGGAGGCAGCGGCAGCAGGAGCCCGCGGGGAACGAGGATTTCCAGCCAGAACCCCTGGATCAGGAGgaataa
- the LOC131568266 gene encoding D(1) dopamine receptor-like: protein MDGFYPSAGGAGQDGLSATSWAAQSHSPLSLRVVTAACLSLLILTTLLGNALVCLAVLRFPHLRSKVTNLFVVSLAVSDLLVAVLVMPWRAASDVLGFWPFGAFCDLWVAFDITCCTASILHLCLISVERYWAIAEPFRHQRRVTQRLAFVTIAVAWLLSLLISFLPVQLQWHKAREQLGFNGSAEEGSCDPSLSRTYAISSSLISFYIPVAIMLGTYGRLFRLARRQLRGISSLETPVGQSDHPRETSLKTSLKKETKVLQTLSIIVGVFVCCWLPFFVLNCLVPFCDPDLHVPGASPCVSRAVLSTFTWLGWANSALNPIIYAFNAEFRAAFTSLLGWGCLCRGSAVETVTFSNELVSFHPDTSGPVALQSLSPPQLLPHAVLQVESPEVALERVSPGSSPSQNALPECGTPVQLGRVPPLASSAFH, encoded by the exons ATGGATGGATTTTACCCCTcggcaggaggagctgggcaggacgggctcagtgccaccagctgggcagcacaaagccacTCCCCGCTGTCCCTGCGGGTGGTGACAGCCGCCTGCCtgtccctcctcatcctcaccacGCTGCTGGGGAACGCCCTGGTGTGCCTGGCCGTGCTCAGGTTCCCACACCTGCGCTCCAAGGTCACCAACCTCTTCGTGGTCTCCCTGGCCGTGTCTGACCTGCTGGTGGCCGTGCTGGTGATGCCCTGGAGAGCTGCCAGCGACGTGCTGGGCTTCTGGCCCTTCGGGGCCTTCTGTGACCTCTGGGTGGCCTTTGACATCACGTGCTGCACGGCCTCCATCCTCCACCTGTGCCTCATCAGCGTCGAGCGCTACTGGGCCATCGCCGAGCCCTTCCGCCACCAGAGGAGGGTGACACAGCGCCTGGCCTTCGTCACCATCGCGGTGGCTTGGCTGCTGtccctcctcatctccttcctCCCCGTGCAGCTGCAGTGGCACAAGGCCCGGGAGCAGCTGGGGTTTAATGGCTCTGCGGAGGAGGGGAGCTGTGATCCCAGCCTCAGCAGGACCTACGCCATCTCCTCGTCCCTCATCAGCTTCTACATCCCCGTGGCCATCATGCTGGGCACCTACGGGCGCCTCTTCCGCCTGGCCCGGCGCCAGCTCCGTGGGATCTCCTCCCTGGAGACACCGGTGGGACAGAGCGACCACCCTCGGGAAACCTCCCTGAAAACCTCCCTCAAGAAGGAGACCAAGGTGCTGCAGACCCTCTCCATCATCGTGGGCGTctttgtgtgctgctggctgcccttCTTCGTGCTCAACTGCCTGGTGCCCTTCTGCGACCCCGATCTCCACGTCCCGGGAGCGTCGCCGTGCGTCAGCAGGGCCGTGCTCAGCACCTtcacctggctgggctgggccaacTCTGCCCTCAACCCCATCATCTATGCCTTCAACGCCGAGTTCCGCGCCGCTttcacctccctgctgggctggggctgcctgtgccGCGGCAGCGCCGTGGAGACGGTGACCTTCAGCAACGAGCTGGTGTCCTTCCACCCTGACACCTCCGGGCCGGT ggctctgcagagcctcagcccaccccagctgctgccccacgCTGTGCTGCAGGTGGAGAGCCCCGAGGTGGCCTTGGAGAGGGTTTCTCCAGGCTCCTCCCCATCTCAGAATGCCCTTCCTGAGTGTGGGACCCCCGTCCAGCTGGGGAGGGTTCCCCCTCTGGCCAGCAGCGCCTTCCATTGA